From the genome of Populus alba chromosome 10, ASM523922v2, whole genome shotgun sequence, one region includes:
- the LOC118059881 gene encoding protein transport protein SEC24 A, translating to MGTKNPGRPNPVSGSPFAAAPPTVTPFSASGPVMGSEASGFRPHAQPPQNTMLSMLSGPVAGSQASGFRPNNPPARFNDPSVASSPTAYVPPTSRTPFQRYPTPQFSSVHQAPPTQAPPIGQPPFQPPAGQLPSPASLHPQPQVPVVPMGSPPSSLNVPQLSSDSSSFASRMNFQPSFPRMDSSYSAARATLQPSFPGYVKQANAISQASPMAPFQAQQGSYAAPTPTPPPPFLSQQGGFTQPPPVGTPFGLHSRDQIQHPGSAPPIGGIQGLAEDFSSLSIGSVPGSIDSGLDPKALPRPLDGDVEPNSLGDAYSMNCNPRYLRLTTSAVPGSQSLLSRWHFPLGAVICPLAEAPDGEEVPVINFVSTGIIRCRRCRTYVNPHVTFTDSGRKWCCNICALLNEVPGNYFAQLDATGKRIDLDQRPELTKGSVEFVAPTEYMVRPPMPPLYFFLIDVSVSAVRSGMIEVVAQTIKSCLDELPGYPRTQVGFITFDSTIHFYNMKSSLTQPQMMVVSDLDDIFVPLPDDLLVNLSESRSVVEAFLDSLPSMFQDNVNVESALGPAVKATFMVMSQLGGKLLIFQNTIPSLGVGRLKLRGDDLRVYGTEKEHALRIPEDPFYKNMAAECTKYQIGVNVYAFSDKYTDIASLGALAKYSGGQIYYYPSFQSATHGEKLRHELARDLTRETAWEAVMRIRCGKGIRFTSYHGNFMLRSTDLLALPAVDCDKAYGAQLSLEETLLTSKTVYFQVVLLYTASCGERRIRIHTAAVPVVADLGEMYRQADNGAIVSLFARLAIEKSLSHKLEDARSSVQLRIVKALREYRNLYAMQHRLGGRMIYPEPLKFLPLYGLALCKSVALRGGYADVQLDDRCAAGFTMMALPVKTMLKLLYPSLIRVDEYLLKPSAQADEFKNIMKRLPLTAESLDPRGLYVHDDGFRFVVWFGRMFSPDVAMNLLGQDAAVEFSKVALGKHDTEMSRKLMGLLKKLRDSDPSYYQLCNLVRQGEQPREGYLLLTNLVEDQIGGASGYSDWMAQIHRQVQQNA from the exons aTGGGGACTAAAAATCCTGGCCGTCCAAATCCTGTGTCTGGTTCACCATTTGCTGCTGCTCCTCCTACAGTTACACCATTTTCAGCATCTGGCCCAGTGATGGGATCAGAGGCCTCGGGCTTTAGACCCCATGCTCAACCTCCCCAAAACACTATGCTTTCTATGTTATCTGGGCCTGTGGCTGGATCACAAGCTTCTGGGTTCAGGCCTAACAACCCCCCAGCTAGGTTTAATGATCCTTCCGTGGCTTCTTCACCAACAGCATATGTCCCACCCACCAGCAGAACCCCCTTCCAGCGTTATCCAACACCACAATTTTCCTCTGTTCATCAAGCTCCACCTACCCAAGCTCCACCCATTGGTCAACCACCATTTCAGCCTCCTGCAGGTCAATTACCATCTCCAGCTTCCCTTCATCCACAGCCACAAGTACCTGTAGTGCCAATGGGATCTCCTCCATCAAGTTTGAATGTTCCTCAATTGTCATCGGATTCATCGTCTTTTGCATCCAGGATGAATTTTCAGCCATCTTTCCCACGTATGGACTCATCTTATTCCGCTGCTAGGGCCACTTTGCAGCCATCCTTTCCAGGATATGTAAAGCAGGCAAATGCAATTTCACAAGCTTCTCCAATGGCCCCCTTTCAAGCTCAACAGGGAAGTTATGCAGCACCCACACCAACACCACCTCCCCCCTTTCTTTCTCAGCAAGGAGGTTTTACTCAACCTCCACCAGTAGGCACCCCCTTTGGATTGCATTCCAGGGATCAAATCCAACATCCAGGCTCTGCACCACCTATAGGTGGCATCCAAGGGCTGGCAGAAGACTTCAGCTCACTCTCTATTGGATCTGTTCCTGGATCAATTGATTCAGGGCTTGATCCAAAAGCATTGCCAAGGCCATTGGATGGTGATGTGGAGCCAAATTCATTGGGAGATGCGTACTCCATGAATTGCAATCCTAGATATCTTCGGCTTACCACCTCTGCTGTACCAGGTTCACAATCTTTGCTTTCAAGGTGGCATTTTCCTCTTGGAGCAGTTATTTGCCCGCTTGCAGAAGCTCCTGATGGG GAGGAGGTACCAGTAATTAATTTTGTCTCAACTGGCATTATTCGTTGTAGAAGATGTCGTACATATGTAAATCCCCATGTGACATTTACCGATTCTGGAAGAAAGTGGTGTTGCAACATCTGTGCTCTGCTTAATGAAG TTCCTGGAAACTATTTTGCTCAGCTAGATGCCACTGGCAAGAGAATTGATTTGGACCAGAGACCCGAGCTTACAAAGGGTAGTGTGGAGTTTGTTGCTCCGACTGAGTATATGGTGCGGCCTCCAATGCCACCATTATATTTCTTTCTCATTGACGTTTCAGTATCTGCAGTTAGAAGTGGTATGATTGAG GTTGTGGCCCAAACTATTAAGTCCTGCTTGGATGAGTTACCAGGCTATCCCAGAACGCAGGTTGGGTTCATCACCTTTGACAGCACAATACATTTTTACAACATGAAG TCATCATTAACACAGCCTCAGATGATGGTGGTCTCAGATCTTGATGACATATTTGTTCCCTTGCCTGATGATCTCCTTGTTAACTTGTCCGAGTCAAGATCTGTGGTGGAAGCTTTTCTTGATAGCTTACCCTCCATGTTTCAGGACAATGTGAATGTGGAGTCTGCTCTTGGCCCGGCTGTAAAAGCAACTTTCATGGTTATG AGCCAGCTTGGTGGGAAATTGCTGATATTTCAGAACACGATTCCATCTCTTGGTGTTGGCCGTTTGAAGTTGCGTGGAGATGATCTTCGTGTTTATGGAACTGAAAAAGAGCATGCTTTAAGAATTCCAGAAGATCCATTCTATAAAAACATGGCTGCCGAATGCACCAAGTACCAGATAGGAGTTAATGTGTACGCCTTCAGTGATAAATACACTGATATAGCCTCCTTAG GAGCTCTAGCCAAATACTCCGGAGGGCAGATATATTACTATCCAAGCTTCCAATCAGCCACTCATGGAGAGAAGTTGAGACATGAGTTGGCTAGAGATCTTACAAGAGAAACTGCCTGGGAAGCTGTCATGCGCATAAGATGTGGAAAAG GTATTCGGTTTACATCTTACCATGGAAACTTCATGCTAAGGTCCACTGATTTATTAGCACTTCCAGCTGTTGATTGTGACAAAGCATATGGGGCACAGTTATCACTTGAAGAGACATTACTTACAAGTAAAACAGTATATTTCCAAGTTGTTTTGCT ATACACTGCTTCATGTGGAGAGAGGCGTATCAGAATACACACAGCAGCAGTGCCTGTAGTTGCAGATTTGGGGGAGATGTATCGCCAGGCTGATAATGGTGCTATTGTGTCTTTGTTTGCCAGGCTAG CAATCGAGAAATCATTGTCCCACAAGCTGGAAGATGCACGAAGCTCTGTACAGTTGAGGATTGTGAAAGCTCTTAGAGAATACCGAAATCTCTATGCCATGCAACATCGCTTGGGAGGCAGGATGATATATCCAGAACCTCTGAAGTTTTTGCCTTTGTATGGATTGGCACTTTGTAAATCAGTGGCTCTTCGAGGAGGGTATGCTGATGTTCAACTTGATGATCGCTGTGCAGCAGGATTCACTATGATGGCATTACCTGTAAAAACAATGTTGAAGCTTTTGTACCCTAGCTTGATACGAGTAGATGAATATCTTTTGAAG CCATCTGCACAAGCTGATGAATTCAAAAACATCATGAAACGGTTACCATTGACCGCCGAGAGCTTAGACCCCAGAGGCCTTTATGTACATGATGACGGTTTTCGCTTTGTTGTATGGTTTGGTAGAATGTTTTCACCTGATGTAGCAATGAATTTACTTGGACAAGATGCTGCTGTTGAGTTTTCCAAG GTTGCTCTCGGTAAGCATGATACTGAGATGTCAAGAAAGCTAATGGGGCTACTTAAGAAATTAAGAGATAGCGATCCTTCATATTATCAGCTTTGCAATCTTGTAAGACAAGGTGAACAGCCCAGAGAAGGTTACCTTCTTCTCACAAATCTTGTGGAGGACCAGATTGGGGGTGCCAGTGGTTATAGTGACTGGATGGCGCAAATACATCGGCAAGTCCAGCAAAATGCATAA